The Aggregatilinea lenta genome includes a region encoding these proteins:
- a CDS encoding NAD-dependent epimerase/dehydratase family protein, with amino-acid sequence MRVLILGAPGNIGTAIIHEFIARGDDVTAFNLPARREAIPPDVHFIAGDRYDFPVFEAQMREEGYFDCVIDMICFDPAHAESAIRAFDSHIGQYIFTSTVDVYCKPATHYPITESEPRRGNNAYARGKKLAEDVFLRQHDEGGFPVTIIRPAFTYGEGGGIVDIFGWSTSVFDRIRKGKPLICHGDGSSFWVANHRDSLAVAYGNAAHNPAALGRIYHVTGEEWLTWNRYFEIIAEAIGAPKPQLVHIPTDVLSQIAPARTEGLVSNFSGNNVFDNTAARTDLGYVYKVTWTEGVRRVYDYLERHGKIEACEENSFQDQIIGIWQSMTSNLP; translated from the coding sequence ATGAGAGTACTGATCTTAGGCGCTCCCGGTAATATCGGCACCGCTATCATCCATGAATTCATCGCGCGTGGCGATGATGTAACCGCTTTTAATTTGCCTGCACGACGTGAGGCTATACCGCCTGACGTGCATTTTATTGCGGGCGATCGATACGACTTTCCGGTATTCGAAGCGCAAATGCGAGAAGAAGGATACTTTGATTGTGTTATTGACATGATCTGCTTCGATCCAGCTCACGCCGAAAGCGCGATTCGAGCTTTCGATAGCCACATTGGACAATATATCTTCACCAGTACTGTCGATGTCTATTGCAAACCAGCCACACATTATCCCATTACTGAAAGCGAGCCTCGACGCGGGAACAATGCGTACGCGCGTGGTAAAAAGCTGGCGGAGGATGTATTTCTGCGCCAGCATGACGAGGGTGGTTTTCCTGTAACGATCATCCGGCCCGCATTCACCTATGGCGAAGGAGGTGGGATAGTTGACATATTTGGGTGGTCTACGAGCGTTTTTGACCGTATTCGAAAAGGAAAGCCGCTGATTTGTCACGGTGATGGCTCGTCATTTTGGGTGGCCAATCACCGGGATAGTCTTGCCGTTGCTTATGGTAATGCTGCCCACAACCCAGCCGCACTTGGTCGAATCTATCATGTGACTGGGGAGGAATGGCTCACCTGGAATCGATATTTCGAGATCATCGCCGAAGCGATCGGTGCGCCCAAACCGCAGTTAGTCCATATCCCAACGGACGTGCTCAGCCAGATTGCACCCGCTCGAACCGAGGGGCTAGTATCTAACTTCTCGGGCAATAACGTTTTTGACAATACAGCAGCGCGTACCGACCTGGGTTACGTGTATAAAGTGACGTGGACAGAGGGTGTCCGCCGCGTGTATGACTACCTCGAACGGCACGGTAAAATAGAGGCGTGTGAGGAGAATAGCTTCCAGGATCAGATTATCGGCATCTGGCAGAGTATGACGTCGAACCTACCTTGA
- a CDS encoding nSTAND1 domain-containing NTPase, which yields MAEKLEIRALGGLSIHRNGEPVTGFDSRKVQVLLLYFALTRQSRPREVLAEMLWEDREQARALANLRVALTSLRQTAGPFMSISRSAVGLKPNSDVWLDVTEFEQRLDRAGVDTTLLGEAMTLYQGDFLAGFYSGSQALEEWATRERERLRLRAMGALDALIAFHLASGDYAAGIALATQLLTMDELREESHQQMLRLLALSSQRNKALEHYAAFCQLLADEIGVEPAAETTALYERILSGELLDESSDTEAIRSYTIHELIGSGGFGEVYRASQAIGDQQREVAIKAIKPEYANHPDFIRRFEAEAQLVARLEHPNIVPLYDYWREPDGGFLVMRLLRESLQDRLNRGPLPLDACVQIIDQIAAALGFAHQSGIVHRDIKPANILLDDHDNAYLTDFGIAKVLGPAIKATQSGLPVGSPAYLSPEQIKSEPVAPSSDLYSLGVVLFEALTGQPAFPPDLSTAALLYRQIHEPLPAPHALRPELPIGVDVVVQRATAKDPEDRFPDALSLAAALREADGLAIPVVALSGTQRSDPYLPGEPVRNPYKGLYAFTEADADDFYGRNALVNSLIARLAEDNPFARFLAVVGPSGSGKSSVVRAGLIPALRADRLEGSANWFVAEMLPGAHPLDEVEITLNRLASTSGLNLLPTLREDERGLLRAVREVLPDENSTLLLVIDQFEEIFTLVEDPADAWFFMDSLYAAATDPRSPLRIVITLRADFYDRPLMHSDFSRLMSERTEVVVPLNREELLQAITQPAEKVHVALDPDLTAAMVADVHDQPGALPLLQYALTELFDRRTDHRLSLAAYQDLGGVHGVLARRADEVLASLTPDQQTATRQMFLRLVTLGEGTEDTRRRALQTELLSLSGESMRPVMDTFGRARLLTFDHDPVTRSPTVEVAHEALLREWMRLRRWLDDGRHDIQRQRRLAAATAEWLATDRNRGFLLNGARLAQFDDWMQTTSVDLTRSERAFLDASLAQRETQAQAEAERQAYERRLERRAYRRMRAIVGILLVASAFGILLTAGIFLQRQNAVSAQEDAQRNAAEFRSIALSMGARQEFGNGRPDVALALAREAINMGSPPPDADRVFFDLATSSWIRQRFTGVHTSTIFDAAYVSGGQHIITSGWDGRAVLWDTHTGEAVDMLATDFTLTMIAIHPDDHLAAIGGFQNNVLLWDLETGDVNELVAGDHSHSMLDWSPDETVMVSSATEGDARKIYVWDAHTLELLHEVDAHDNGFILSGDFSPDGTLFVSASLAGTVKVWDAATWDLVQSYKYEGPPGLAGVWDAQFLSDGERIIFGGEGITPDGKSVGEAILWRWRTDEIVWDITSPVISFQDVAVSPDERWFVTGSNDPFTVVQLWDLERGQLVRTYDGHTQRVQNVEFSPDGSMILSASSDGTAILWDTWWPGTRAVMPSPSQSLDVEEDQLISIAVSGHRVGVIARDGTIEIWNFETGELVQTLHGEPGMAQPSFSSEGQLFLAMDYSGPNGNVYVWDVASGELIQTLDHSDGKAISAAFSPDGHSLVVGESAGQRIVQWDLATGEPIHIFEGHTGWVDAVLFSPDGNTLYSGSRDGYVFEWDTTTGEIKRSLEGHTGEVLALAINGEGTLLASGGGDDTVILWDLATGQPVRTLAAHSNDVTSLDFNSDGTLLLSGSVDTTMILWDVATGEPLNRFVGHSGPVAGQFTNDGERIVSLAEGKQIIVWDASLPPDGLLAWAEANRYRTSFTCEQRDQFEIEPLCDS from the coding sequence ATGGCCGAGAAACTCGAAATCCGTGCGCTCGGAGGCTTGTCGATCCACCGTAATGGGGAACCCGTAACGGGGTTTGACTCGCGTAAAGTCCAGGTGCTGCTGCTCTACTTCGCCCTTACCCGGCAAAGCCGTCCGCGCGAAGTACTCGCTGAAATGCTTTGGGAAGATCGGGAACAGGCGCGTGCGCTGGCGAATCTGCGGGTGGCGCTCACCAGCCTGCGCCAGACCGCCGGTCCATTCATGAGCATCTCGCGTAGCGCGGTGGGACTCAAGCCCAACAGCGACGTGTGGCTGGACGTCACTGAATTCGAACAGCGGCTTGACCGCGCGGGCGTGGATACCACACTGCTCGGCGAAGCGATGACGCTGTACCAGGGTGATTTTCTGGCGGGCTTTTACAGCGGCAGCCAGGCCCTGGAAGAATGGGCGACCCGCGAGCGCGAGCGCTTGCGTCTGCGGGCGATGGGCGCGCTGGATGCATTAATCGCGTTTCACCTTGCCAGCGGCGATTACGCAGCCGGGATCGCGCTGGCCACGCAGCTTTTGACGATGGACGAGCTGCGAGAGGAATCGCACCAGCAGATGCTGCGCCTGCTGGCCCTGTCCAGCCAGCGGAACAAAGCCCTGGAACACTACGCCGCCTTTTGCCAACTGCTGGCAGACGAGATAGGCGTTGAACCTGCCGCCGAGACCACTGCCCTGTACGAACGCATCCTGTCCGGCGAGCTGCTGGACGAATCGAGCGACACTGAAGCCATCCGGTCCTACACGATCCACGAGCTGATCGGGTCCGGCGGATTCGGCGAGGTGTATCGCGCGTCCCAGGCGATCGGTGACCAGCAGCGCGAGGTGGCGATCAAGGCCATCAAGCCCGAATACGCCAACCATCCCGACTTCATCCGCCGCTTCGAGGCCGAAGCGCAGCTCGTAGCCCGGCTGGAACACCCCAACATCGTGCCGCTCTACGATTACTGGCGCGAGCCGGACGGCGGATTCCTTGTGATGCGTCTGCTGCGCGAGAGTCTGCAAGACCGGCTCAATCGCGGTCCGCTGCCGCTAGACGCGTGTGTACAGATCATCGACCAGATCGCAGCCGCATTAGGCTTCGCGCACCAGTCGGGCATCGTGCACCGCGACATCAAGCCCGCCAACATCCTGCTCGACGATCACGACAACGCTTACCTGACCGACTTCGGCATCGCCAAGGTGCTGGGTCCGGCGATCAAGGCGACGCAAAGCGGCCTGCCAGTCGGCTCGCCCGCCTATCTATCGCCCGAACAAATCAAGAGCGAGCCGGTCGCGCCTTCCAGCGACCTATACAGCCTGGGCGTCGTGTTGTTCGAGGCGCTTACCGGCCAGCCGGCATTCCCGCCCGATCTGTCCACCGCAGCCCTGCTCTACCGGCAGATCCACGAGCCGCTGCCCGCGCCGCACGCGCTGCGCCCAGAGCTTCCCATCGGGGTGGACGTCGTGGTGCAGCGGGCGACGGCCAAAGATCCGGAGGATCGCTTTCCGGACGCGCTGAGTCTGGCCGCCGCCCTGCGCGAAGCGGACGGATTGGCCATTCCCGTGGTGGCGCTCTCAGGGACGCAGCGCAGCGACCCCTACCTGCCGGGCGAACCGGTGCGCAATCCTTATAAGGGTCTCTACGCCTTTACGGAAGCCGACGCCGATGATTTTTATGGGCGCAATGCACTGGTCAATTCGCTGATCGCGCGGCTGGCCGAGGACAACCCCTTCGCGCGTTTCCTGGCCGTCGTAGGACCAAGCGGCAGCGGCAAGTCAAGCGTGGTGCGCGCCGGACTGATTCCGGCCCTGCGCGCCGATCGACTGGAAGGGTCGGCCAACTGGTTCGTGGCCGAAATGCTGCCAGGAGCGCATCCGCTGGACGAAGTGGAGATCACGCTCAACCGGTTGGCGTCCACGTCCGGGCTAAACTTGCTTCCCACGCTGCGCGAAGATGAACGCGGCCTGCTGCGTGCCGTTCGGGAAGTCCTGCCCGACGAAAACAGCACACTGCTGCTAGTGATCGATCAGTTCGAAGAGATCTTCACGCTTGTGGAAGATCCCGCCGACGCGTGGTTTTTCATGGACAGCCTGTACGCAGCAGCCACCGATCCGCGCAGCCCGCTGCGCATCGTGATCACCCTGCGGGCAGACTTTTACGACCGGCCCCTGATGCACAGTGACTTCAGCCGCCTGATGAGCGAGCGTACTGAAGTGGTCGTGCCACTAAACCGCGAGGAGCTTTTGCAGGCCATCACGCAGCCAGCGGAAAAGGTCCACGTGGCCCTGGACCCGGACCTTACAGCGGCGATGGTCGCAGACGTGCACGACCAGCCCGGTGCGCTGCCCCTGCTCCAGTATGCGCTGACGGAGCTGTTCGACCGGCGCACCGATCACCGGCTGAGCCTCGCCGCATATCAGGATCTTGGCGGCGTGCACGGGGTACTGGCCCGCCGCGCTGACGAGGTACTCGCCAGTCTGACGCCGGATCAGCAGACTGCGACCCGGCAGATGTTCCTGCGACTGGTCACCCTGGGCGAGGGTACGGAGGATACTCGCCGTCGCGCGCTGCAAACCGAGCTGTTATCGCTGAGTGGCGAATCCATGCGGCCCGTCATGGATACCTTTGGCCGCGCACGCCTGCTGACCTTCGACCACGACCCGGTCACGCGCAGCCCGACGGTCGAGGTGGCGCACGAAGCCCTACTGCGCGAGTGGATGCGCCTGCGTCGCTGGCTGGACGACGGTCGCCACGACATCCAGCGGCAGCGGCGGCTGGCTGCCGCAACCGCCGAATGGCTTGCCACTGACCGCAATCGCGGCTTCTTGCTGAACGGGGCGCGTCTGGCACAGTTCGATGACTGGATGCAGACCACTAGCGTGGATCTGACACGCAGCGAGCGCGCCTTTCTGGACGCCAGCCTCGCGCAGCGTGAGACGCAGGCACAGGCCGAAGCTGAGCGGCAGGCTTACGAGCGCCGGTTGGAGCGCCGCGCTTATCGCCGCATGCGCGCGATTGTCGGCATCCTGCTGGTCGCGTCGGCGTTTGGCATTCTCCTTACCGCCGGGATCTTTCTACAGCGACAGAATGCCGTCTCCGCGCAGGAAGACGCGCAGCGCAACGCCGCCGAGTTCCGCAGCATCGCGCTGTCGATGGGCGCGAGGCAGGAATTCGGCAACGGCAGGCCGGACGTCGCGCTGGCGCTGGCCCGCGAAGCGATCAACATGGGTAGCCCTCCGCCGGATGCAGACCGCGTGTTCTTTGACTTGGCCACGTCGTCCTGGATTCGCCAGCGCTTCACTGGCGTTCACACCTCGACCATCTTCGACGCCGCTTACGTGTCCGGCGGCCAGCACATCATCACGTCCGGCTGGGATGGACGCGCCGTGTTGTGGGATACCCACACCGGCGAAGCGGTGGACATGCTCGCAACCGATTTCACCCTCACGATGATCGCAATCCACCCAGATGACCATCTCGCCGCTATCGGGGGCTTTCAAAACAACGTTCTGCTGTGGGATCTGGAAACGGGCGACGTGAACGAGCTGGTGGCAGGCGATCATTCGCACAGCATGCTGGATTGGAGTCCCGACGAAACCGTGATGGTGAGTTCCGCCACGGAGGGTGATGCGCGCAAGATATACGTATGGGATGCCCACACCCTGGAACTCCTGCACGAGGTTGACGCGCATGACAACGGGTTTATTCTGTCCGGCGATTTCAGCCCAGACGGCACGCTGTTCGTGTCCGCGTCACTGGCTGGCACGGTCAAAGTGTGGGATGCCGCGACCTGGGATCTGGTCCAGTCATACAAATATGAAGGCCCGCCCGGACTGGCAGGGGTATGGGATGCCCAGTTCCTATCGGACGGTGAGCGCATCATTTTCGGAGGCGAGGGGATAACGCCCGACGGAAAAAGCGTCGGTGAAGCAATCCTGTGGCGTTGGCGCACGGACGAGATCGTGTGGGACATCACCTCGCCTGTAATCAGCTTCCAGGACGTGGCCGTCAGCCCTGACGAGCGTTGGTTTGTGACCGGAAGCAACGATCCGTTCACCGTCGTCCAGTTGTGGGATTTGGAGCGCGGGCAGTTGGTCCGCACCTACGACGGCCACACCCAGCGTGTACAGAATGTAGAGTTCAGCCCCGACGGCAGCATGATTTTATCCGCGTCCAGCGATGGAACCGCCATCCTGTGGGATACCTGGTGGCCCGGCACACGCGCTGTGATGCCTTCGCCCTCGCAAAGCCTGGATGTCGAAGAGGACCAACTCATATCGATTGCTGTCTCCGGCCACCGGGTAGGCGTCATCGCTAGGGACGGCACCATTGAGATCTGGAACTTTGAAACCGGCGAGCTGGTGCAAACGCTTCACGGCGAGCCGGGAATGGCCCAGCCCAGTTTCAGTTCAGAGGGCCAGTTGTTTCTGGCGATGGACTATAGCGGGCCGAACGGGAACGTCTATGTCTGGGATGTAGCATCGGGAGAACTGATACAGACCCTCGACCATAGCGATGGCAAAGCGATTAGCGCCGCCTTTAGCCCAGACGGACACTCGCTTGTCGTCGGCGAATCCGCTGGTCAGCGCATTGTTCAATGGGATTTGGCTACTGGAGAGCCGATTCACATTTTCGAGGGGCACACCGGCTGGGTCGATGCCGTCCTGTTTAGCCCGGATGGCAATACGCTTTATTCCGGCTCACGCGATGGCTACGTCTTTGAGTGGGACACAACAACCGGCGAGATCAAGCGCAGTCTGGAGGGGCACACTGGCGAGGTGCTCGCCCTCGCTATCAATGGTGAAGGCACGCTGCTGGCCTCTGGTGGTGGCGACGACACGGTGATCCTGTGGGATCTGGCAACCGGACAACCGGTACGGACGCTTGCGGCGCACTCAAATGACGTTACCAGCCTCGACTTCAACTCTGATGGCACGCTGCTGCTGTCAGGATCGGTGGATACGACAATGATTCTGTGGGACGTCGCGACCGGTGAGCCGCTAAATCGCTTCGTGGGCCACTCCGGCCCCGTCGCGGGCCAGTTCACCAATGACGGCGAGCGAATCGTGTCGCTCGCGGAGGGCAAGCAGATCATCGTGTGGGATGCCTCCCTGCCGCCAGACGGACTGCTCGCCTGGGCGGAAGCCAACCGGTACAGGACATCCTTCACGTGTGAGCAGCGCGATCAGTTTGAGATTGAGCCATTGTGTGATTCATAA